TTATAAAATCACAAAACTTTATGGTTACGAAGGACTCACTCGTTACGAGATTGATGAAGCCGGATCTGGGGATATCGTAGCGATGGCTGGGATTCCAGATGTGTTCATCGGGGATACTGTTTGTGATCTTGGAAATCCGCTTCCACTCCCTGCCATCCAAGTAGAAGAACCTACTGTTTCCATGTTCTTTATGGTCAACAACTCACCGTTTGCTGGTAAAGAAGGAAAGTTTGTGACTACAAGAAATCTTCGGGAACGTTTGGACAGAGAACTTGAAACAAACGTGGCACTTCGTTTAGAAGAAACGGAAGACAAAGATCGTTTTAAAATTTTAGGACGTGGGGAACTCCACTTATCCATCCTCATTGAAAACATGAGAAGAGAAGGATACGAACTCCAAGTATCTCGCCCAGAAGTAATTATCAAACAAAACGAAGTTGGTGAAAAAATTGAACCTTACGAAACACTCGTAATGGATCTACCAGACCAATACTCGGGCGCTTGTATCCAAGAACTAAACCGACGTAAAGGTGAGTTAACAGGAATGGATGCTCATACTTCCGGAATCACTCGTGTAGAATATGTCATTCCGACAAGAGGACTCATTGGATTCAGAGGCCATTTTATTTCTGAAACTCGTGGAGAAGGGGTAATGTCTAGCCGCTTCCTACGTTTTGATAAATACAAAGGTGAAATTCCTGGTCGTAAAAACGGAGCGCTCATTTCTATGGATTCTGGTGAATCCACTGCATATGCATTATGGAAAGTGCAAGAACGTGGTGAACTATTCATTGAGCCACAAGTGGCCGTTTATCCAGGGATGATCCTTGGTATGAATAGCAGGGATTCCGATTTGGAAGTAAACCCTGTTCGTGAGAAAAAGTTAACCAACGTTCGTGCTTCTGGATCGGATGAAGCGATTCGTTTGGTTCCACCGAAGAAACTGACTTTGGAACAATCCATTGAATTTTTAGATGATGATGAACTTTTGGAAGTAACTCCACAAAGTTTGCGTCTTCGTAAAAAAGTTTTGGATGCAAGTATGAGAAAAAGATCTGGCGGTGGGAGATAAACAGAATTTAATATTCTAACTAATCTCTCATCAAAAAGAAAAAGGGACTAAGGATTTAGTCCCTTTTTTATGTACAAATAGAATTTAGAAACCTAAACCTTTGAGAGCATTTCCAGCGCCTGGAATTTTTTTCAAAGCATCACTTGCTTTTCCTTTGATTACTTCTTTGACAGCACCACCGATGAGATCGGTGAGAGTACCAAGTCCGACTCCTAACTCTACATTTGGATTACGGATGTCTCCATAAGTTCGAAAGGGAATAAAAAGCCTTTCATCTTTGATGAGATTGCCAACAATTTTATTACGAAAGGCTTTTGGATCTCCTTGGCCTTTGGTGGCTTGTTTGATTTTTTCATCTACAGATGCCAAAGATTTTTTGGATTCTTCTTCATCATACAACATACCCATTTTCATTTCATGGTAGTTTGTTGTGGTGACAATGTAAGATCCTTTGGTGATCTGTAAGTCATAGTTTTTAGTAGGAAAGGTTGGTTCGTCTAGAAAGGTTACTTTCCCATTGCTGTATTCAACATGAAAGGAAACGTCTTTTTTTAGTTCTGCTTTTTCTTTTAGTTTGTCCAATTTTAAGCCAGCTTGGTTTAAAGCAGGCAGTTCCCCTGCAATCGCATCGAAAGCAGCAAATCCCGAAACAAACGAATCTTCTTTCATGGTAACTTCATAATTAACTTTGGGATTCACGAGTCCTGTTTTGGCAACGAAAGGTGTTACTTTTCCCTCTGTTTCTAATAAAAATTTGGCCGCTTCTTTTTTGTTTCTTCCAATAATCGTGATATCAGCATCAAAATTCACATTCACATTGTTATGTGACTCAAGATCACTTCCATCTATATCAATGTCCTTTAATTCTAAATCCAATTTTTGAATTTGAATTTGTTGACCGGTTTTACGCATATTCACTCGGATGTTTCCCTCTTGAATGCCAACAAGACCCATTTTGATAGCAATCGGAATATCTTTGATAGAGAATGGACCGGACGGTGGGGCACTCGCTTTTTCTTTAGCCTCTTCTTCTGCTTCCTTTTTCTTCTCCGCCAGAGCTTCTGCAGAAAGGGCGGGATTTTTTTCTCCATCTACAATTTTCGGTGTTTTGAAAAGAGAAGTAAGATTGTTGCCTCCATCTTCATTCATGGTTAGAGAGATTTCTGGTTGTTTGAGGAGGATTTTATTTACCTTTAAGGTTTTTGTCAAAAGTGCTAAAAAGGAAATCTTAACTTCTGCTTTTCCAAGCTGAATGAGACCTTTGGGTTTTGATTTTCTTTCGTCGAGAGGAATGCCTTTGTTTGCTACTTCATCTCTTGGGGCAAGAATAATTCCTTCAATTTCTATCCCAGAGAGAACATTGAATAGACTGATGTTGACTGATTCGACATGGGCTCGCACATTGATGGATGATTCAATCTGTTTGACTAAAAAACTTGGAGTGATCAAACTTCCGGCAAAAACTAACGCGATGATTACGATGAGGAGAATGCCTGCGATGACCGCACCAATTCCGTAACCTATTTTTTTCATATGGTCTCCTAATTCCGACACTAACGAGTGGAATAGAGACTAGGATAAATTTTATTTCTGTAAAGTAAAAAAGGGAAGGAAATTAATTCAAAAACCTAACCGAACTGATAATGTTAGTTAACTGTTGGAAAAGTTCATCACCCACTTCTTCATCGGAGTTGTAGGTAACGAGAAGCATTCTAGATTTGTTGGCCACCATATATACCATCCACACACGATCTTCCTTTAAAAATTCGCAGGCTCGAATGGAGGAACCTTCATTGTTTTCAAAAACTGCGACATTTTCCGCATCATAATCGATTTCATGTATTTTTAAGTAGTTCTCTAATTCTTGGTCAACATTGAAATCTTCTAATTTTGATTCGAAGGCGTAAACTTGCAAGGCACCTCCACCATCGGGGTGGAAAAAGGCTGGAATTTCTTCTACCACCATATGTTCCCAAGTGGCAGGGAATAGAAAGGAATACCAACCTTGCGGGGATCGAAATTGTTTATAGAGTGGTTTTGTCATAAGAATTCCCTTTTCTTTCCAATAAATCTTTGGAGTAATGGCAGTAAATGATTTTCAAAAGAAAATGGTATTTCCCTGTCATTGCTCTTTATTTCGTCAGTAGTTTTTTGGGAACTGTAACTGCACAAGTCTCTGGTTATGAATCAGCTTATCCCTCTGCCTACTTGTTGGGATTATCTTCTTCTGGGGTGGTTAGCCCAAATTCAATGGGAACTGTTTACGGGAATTCAGCTTTCCTCTCCTTTCAAAACAAACATCTTGTGGATGGCGGGGTAAACGTAAGTTATGCGAATCCAAAAACGTCTCCTTTATATCTATCTGGCGCCACATATTTTTCTTATTCTGAATCGATTGGATTTGGGTTCCGAGGTAAACCAATTTTTTTAAGATCTTTCCCGGTAGACGAAAGATACTCAAATTATGCCTTTCAAGGTTTTGTTACTTGGAGATGGAACGAGTATCTATCGTTTGCACTTCACTTGGGTCCTGGTGTATCAGGAAGGATGGGTGGATATAGTTCTTATTCTTGGAACGTTTCTGCCTCCACAGCAATTCAATATGGAGATTTTCGATTCGGAGTAATTTTAGAGTCTCCAGGTAATTACAGGTTTGATAAATATTTAGGATCGGAAAATTTAAAAGAACGCCTCCCTGAACGTTTGTTAGTAGGGGTAGGTTACAAAATTACAGAACTCATTGATTTACAAGTCGAAGGGAATCGTACTTTTTTTGAAAAGTCCCATATCTCATTGAACGGAGGGAATAATTCATTTTCTTATCCAATTCGAACCATGTATGCTGGTAACATTGGTATAGCGATAGGTAAAATAGAATCCTTCCAAATTTTAACTGGAATTGGTAGAGAGTTTCGGGCTGATTCTAGTTTAAGAGGATTTTATACAGGATCTATTGGAATTGCTGGTTCCATTTTTCCCGGAGAACTTGGTCCTGGGTATTTGTATTCTCTATCTTTGCAAAGATCGGGTTTAAGTGTCCCCGAAAGAGAAGGGGCGGAGACCCGTGCCTCTGCCCAAATCCAAATCCAGTTTCAATGAAGAACACCATTTGCTTAAATTTTGCGCAAATTGGTTGGTTTCCATAAACACACCTTCTCCGTTTTGCCCTAATAGAATGCAAATTGTAGAGAAATATAGGATAATCTGACTTCTTTAGGCGAGATGCACTGTCGGTACGATACTTGCATCTAAATCAGAAAGGTATCCTATATGGTTGATTTCAAAGTTTCCAAACGAATGCTCGTCAACTTCCGCGGACAAAACAAGGTCGTGGGAGGATTAACAGATAAAGATAAAATTGCGATCCTTCTCTACATTTCCAAAGAATTTGCCAATTTAGATAGAGAAGACCAACTCTTTTCCAAAGTCATCCTGATCTGTCAGGAAATTTTTGAGTCGGACAATACGACACTCCGGCTCTGGGATGGAGAATATCTTGTCCCAGTCAAGTTTGTCAAAGAGACAGAACCCCCTCGCCGAAACTTAGTAATGGGAGAAGGTTATTCGGGAGCAGTTTTTGAAACTAAAGAACCTGTCCTTGTGAACGACCTCACCCGTTCGGCTCATTTTTTTGACGAAGGCGAAACCACAAAATCGGTGATGTGTGTTCCGATCATGCAGAAAGAAGAAATTCTTGGAACCCTTGCGGTTGAAAGTGAACGTGAAAATTTTTATATTACCGATGATTTAGAAATTTTAGAGGCATTAACATCACAACTGGCTTTAGCACTTTACGGGGTCAGACTCATTGAAGGACTAGTTACCGCAAGAGCAAGAGAAGCTGCTATTTTAAATCAGTTGGAGTGGGATTTGAAAATGGGACGAAATGTCCAAAGCCAAATTCTGCCACAAGACTTAAGTGCTTGGAATGGAATCTATTTTGCAAGTCACTATGAACCTATGGCAGAAGTCAGTGGTGATTTAGTGGATATTGTTAGACAAGGTCATTCTTTAACTGCAATTAACATTGATGTGTCGGGACATGGAATTCCTGCAGCCCTTGTGACTATGGCAATTCACCACCAATTCCGTAGATCCGTGATGGCAGGACTTGGACTCACAGAAATTATGGAAGAACTTGGTGAAAAACTAAGAGAACAATTACCAGAATCTACCTATTTCACTGCCTTTATGGTTCGAATCTTTAGTGATTATACATTTGGCTATGTAAATGCGGGCCACCAACGAATGCTTCATTACAAAGCAGCTGATGACACTTTCATTCAGTACGATACCAAGGGGGTACCCCTCGGGATTCTTCCTGTAAGAAAAATTGATTATGAAGAAAAACAAGGACGTTTGGAACCTGGAGATTTTTTACTTCTGATCTCCGATGGATTCAGTGAACAAAGAAATCATTTAAAAGATGAGGTTGGTGTCGAAAGAATTCAATCTTGGTTACATGATGAACGAGAAAAACTAGTGATGGAAGGACGTGGAAAGGTTGATTTAAAAAAACTTTCTGCAGCCTTTGTTGAAAGGTTTAGAGCCTATCAAGGTGATGTTCCTAACGGGGATGACCTAAGTTTTCTTTTTCTTTATTGTGGAGACTCCATTCCTGAAGCTTCGCATTACATCCAAATGGCAAAACAATCAAATTCAAAAATGAAAATGGAAGAAGCTTATGCGCAAGCTTTAAAAGCTTTTAGCATTGATTCTTCTTTAAAAGAGATATTGGTGTTTTTGGGAAAAATGTATTACCGTGATGGCAAATATAAAGAGGCCATTCGGTATCTAGAAGAATACTTGAGAACATCTGGTGATAATACGGCAGCCTCGCATTTTATGATGGGAAGAGCTTATTACAAAGCTGGAATGATATCGGAAGCAAAACGAGCGCTAAAGATGGCACTCTCTAGTGACCATAGTTTTGCAAAAGCAAGTATACTACTTGCACAATGTTATTTGAAAGAAAATGCGAAACCAAAAGCAATCAAAGTATTGCAACAAGGCGTAAAGAACACACCTCAAAGTTTGGAACTAAAAACTTCTCTTCTGAGGTTAGAATCACACTCGCAAAAAGTCGGTTAAGGAAAGTTTTATGAAACAAGTTAGCATATTTTTATTTTTAATGATTCTTCTTTTTTGCTCCACACTTGGAGCAGAAGAAGTAACAAATAGTCAAGAAAGTCTGGAATCTTTGGCAAAAGAAATGGCAAGTATCAAGTCTTCTCTTGCTGAAACAAAACTTGCTTTAGAAACAACAAAACAAGAAGCCAATTGGGTCTGGACCTGTATTGCAGCCTTTCTTGTATTTTTTATGCAAGCTGGTTTTGCTTATGTGGAAGCAGGATTCACAAGAGCAAAAAATGCAGTAAACATTCTTATGAAAAACTTCTCTGACTTAACAGTTGGAGCGATTGCCTATTGGGTGATTGGTTTTTCCATTATGTTTGGGCCTCAAGTATTAACGGGATTTGGGGTGGGAGTACCTTCTTTTGCAGAAAGTTTAATCAATGCAGAAGATGGTAGTATGGACCCTTCCAAATATACTTTCTTTATCTTCCAAATTGTTTTTGCGGCCACTGCAGCAACCATAGTTTCGGGAGCGATGGCAGAAAGGACTAAGTTCTCAGCCTATTTGGTTTTCTCTATCATCATCACTGCTTTTATTTATCCTATTTTCGGCTCTTTTGCTTGGGGAAGTCTACTCGGAATTTCCACAGGATTTTTAGAATCCCTTGGACTTGGCGGTGGAGACGGAGTGGGATTTCATGACTTTGCCGGATCCACTGTTGTGCATAGTGTAGGTGCTTGGGCAGGGCTTGCTGGTGCGATTGTAGTCGGACCTAGGATGGGAAAATTCCAAACCGATGGAAGAGTGTATCCAATTTTGGGTCATAATATGTCCATGGCTGCCCTCGGTGTGTTCATTCTTTGGTTTGGTTGGTTTGGATTTAACCCTGGTTCTACCACTTCCATTGAAGGAGGTAGTTTCGCAAGGATTGCTGTTGTGACTCATATGGCTGCCTGCGCAGGTGCCATCGCTGCCATGGTTCTTACTTGGCTTCTATTTAAAAAACCAGAAATTGGTTTAACCTTAAATGGAGGACTGGCAGGGCTTGTGGCCATCACGGCTCCTTGTGATGTAGTGAGTATCACTGGTGCCATTTGTATTGGTGCAGTCGCTGGGGTTCTTGTGATTGTCTCTGTCCTTTTCTTAGATAAAATTAAAATTGATGATCCAGTGGGAGCCGTTTCAGTCCACGGGGTTTGCGGCGCTTGGGGGACACTAGCGGTTGGTCTTTTTAGCATAGAAACCGGATTATTTTCTGGCGCTGGATTTGCCCAATTTGCTGCTCAAGCAATAGGTGTAGCCACTGCCTTTCTTTGGGCTTTCCCAACCAGTTTCCTTATGTTCTATTTGATCAAAAAGACCATTGGACTTCGGGTTTCGGAAGAAGAAGAATTATTAGGTTTGGATATTTTAGAACACGGAAACGAAGCTTATCCCGTTTCCAAATAGTCCTTGACCCTAGGCATTCTGTATGGGATGCCTAGGGTGTGTTTCGTTTTCCTTTATTGTTCATTTTATTTTTAGTTGGTTGTTTTGAATACGAAGAGACCATCCTCTTTCGAAAACTTAGTTCTGGTACTGTGGAAATTGCTTATACAGTTCCTTTAAAAAGGGATTCAAATGATTCCCTTATCAAATTTTTACCCACTTCCAAAGATGAAATCATTAATTCTGTAAAAAAGAAATCGAATAACAACCTACAGGTGAGAGACTTTACCTTTCGGGAATTGGAAAAATCAGAAACCACAGATATGTATTTCAAACGAAAAGGAAAGGTTTCATACAAACTCGACTTTGAAGATCCTTTGCATTTAGAAGGGGTTTTGATTGGCACTTTCTCGATTAAGTCAAAACCAAGGTCATTGACTGTTAAAAGGGACTTCCCCAACCTAACAGATAACGCGATTCTTGATAGCAGTGCAGGTGAGAAAAAAATCATTTCGGAGACATCTAGATTACTCAAGGAAGGACGTATCCAGTTTAAGGTTTTATTTCCAAAGGATTCAGAGTGCAGCTCAAACCGTGGTTTTATTGGCCTTGGGAATTTAACTTACCAAATCCCTTTGCAAGAAACTTTGGAAAATCCAGAATCCAAAACTTGGGAGTATAAAATACGTTTTTTCTAAACGAGTTTTAATTCTTTTGCCGTTTTGATAAACAAATCAAAACCATCTAAATTTTTCTGTTCTGGAATATAGTGTAATTCTTGTTTTAGATAACGATCTGTCACAGCAATTGGCAACCGTTTCTCTTCTTTTATGATTGAATCCAATTCTTTGAGTCCATATTCTAAAGCGGTTAAAAAAAGCCGGTCATCCCAAACCTTTCCTTTGGGGAAAGCCCAGAAAGCAAAACAAAAATAAAGTCCGGTTGATTGGTTCCACCATTCCGCAAGATCCACAACTTGGTATCCTGGAACTGGGGTTTGCAATAAGGCATGGTCACCAAACAGAAGATGAGACCCAATCCCATCTAACATCATTTGGGAAATTTCTGAGGCAGGGGTGGGAACCACTTCCACAATTTTCCCAAACTCACGATAGAGTAAACATTGCAATAAGGCCACACTCGATCTTGACCCCTTGTCCGTATAAACTACCTGGGGCATTTCTGTATCATTTTCGTGCCGGAAGAAGAGAACGGAACGAACGACATCTCTTGCGCAAACACCTACAACTTTTGTATAATCTAGGGTATCATGGTTTCTTTCACATTCGATTGAAGAGACGAGGGCACAATCCAGTTCTCCTTGTTTCAGAAGTTCAATGAGAACACTTGGATTCTCATATACTGGTAAATATCCGGAAGTTCTCTCAAAATACAGGGTTAGGGGGCGGGCATTCAGGTGTTTTACAATGCCAATTTTCATTATCTAATTTCCCTTCTAAAAAACAACTTGTCAGAACGAGAAAAACGTGTCGAATCACTTACGAGGGCAAATTGGACTTTCGAACATCTTTAAACACAATCGGTGATGCCGAATTTGAATTCATTAAAAATTTGGTGTACAAACAAGCTGGGATTTTTTTAGCTCCACATAAAAAAATCATGGTACAGTCCAGACTCAATGCAAGGCTTCGTACATTAGGAATTACTAGTTTTGAAAACTATGTAGCAAAACTAAAATTAGATCCTAAGTTTGCTACAGAAGAAATGCAGGAGCTCATCAACCGCATTACGACAAACAAAACTGATTTTTTTCGTGAAAACCATCATTTTGAATTTTTAAAAAACCAATACTTTCCTGCTTTAGAACAAGCTGTTGCCACTGGTGGTCCCAAATCTCTTCGGATTTGGTGTTCAGCTTCTTCCACTGGAGAGGAGCCTTATTCCATTGCCATCACTGTGTATGACTACTTCCATACAAAACCTGGTTGGAATTGCAAAATTTACGCATCCGATATTGATACTCAAGTGATAGCTACTGCAAAAAAAGGAG
This genomic stretch from Leptospira meyeri harbors:
- the typA gene encoding translational GTPase TypA; the encoded protein is MEIRNIAIIAHVDHGKTTLTDCILRHTGAVTAKEDRERLMDSNALEQEKGITILAKNTSVKYKGTRINIVDTPGHADFGGEVERVLSMTDCTLLLVDAFDGPMPQTRFVLGKSLQLGHKPIVVVNKVDREGARPGYSVDKVFDLFSDLGATEEQLDFPIIYASAKQGWAVNQLSEVPGTNIEPLLDKVLEHVAAVKSESDKALQFQVTALDYNEYVGRIAIGKIYQGTMKKGADVTLAKTNGTTANYKITKLYGYEGLTRYEIDEAGSGDIVAMAGIPDVFIGDTVCDLGNPLPLPAIQVEEPTVSMFFMVNNSPFAGKEGKFVTTRNLRERLDRELETNVALRLEETEDKDRFKILGRGELHLSILIENMRREGYELQVSRPEVIIKQNEVGEKIEPYETLVMDLPDQYSGACIQELNRRKGELTGMDAHTSGITRVEYVIPTRGLIGFRGHFISETRGEGVMSSRFLRFDKYKGEIPGRKNGALISMDSGESTAYALWKVQERGELFIEPQVAVYPGMILGMNSRDSDLEVNPVREKKLTNVRASGSDEAIRLVPPKKLTLEQSIEFLDDDELLEVTPQSLRLRKKVLDASMRKRSGGGR
- a CDS encoding AsmA family protein is translated as MKKIGYGIGAVIAGILLIVIIALVFAGSLITPSFLVKQIESSINVRAHVESVNISLFNVLSGIEIEGIILAPRDEVANKGIPLDERKSKPKGLIQLGKAEVKISFLALLTKTLKVNKILLKQPEISLTMNEDGGNNLTSLFKTPKIVDGEKNPALSAEALAEKKKEAEEEAKEKASAPPSGPFSIKDIPIAIKMGLVGIQEGNIRVNMRKTGQQIQIQKLDLELKDIDIDGSDLESHNNVNVNFDADITIIGRNKKEAAKFLLETEGKVTPFVAKTGLVNPKVNYEVTMKEDSFVSGFAAFDAIAGELPALNQAGLKLDKLKEKAELKKDVSFHVEYSNGKVTFLDEPTFPTKNYDLQITKGSYIVTTTNYHEMKMGMLYDEEESKKSLASVDEKIKQATKGQGDPKAFRNKIVGNLIKDERLFIPFRTYGDIRNPNVELGVGLGTLTDLIGGAVKEVIKGKASDALKKIPGAGNALKGLGF
- a CDS encoding GAF domain-containing SpoIIE family protein phosphatase: MVDFKVSKRMLVNFRGQNKVVGGLTDKDKIAILLYISKEFANLDREDQLFSKVILICQEIFESDNTTLRLWDGEYLVPVKFVKETEPPRRNLVMGEGYSGAVFETKEPVLVNDLTRSAHFFDEGETTKSVMCVPIMQKEEILGTLAVESERENFYITDDLEILEALTSQLALALYGVRLIEGLVTARAREAAILNQLEWDLKMGRNVQSQILPQDLSAWNGIYFASHYEPMAEVSGDLVDIVRQGHSLTAINIDVSGHGIPAALVTMAIHHQFRRSVMAGLGLTEIMEELGEKLREQLPESTYFTAFMVRIFSDYTFGYVNAGHQRMLHYKAADDTFIQYDTKGVPLGILPVRKIDYEEKQGRLEPGDFLLLISDGFSEQRNHLKDEVGVERIQSWLHDEREKLVMEGRGKVDLKKLSAAFVERFRAYQGDVPNGDDLSFLFLYCGDSIPEASHYIQMAKQSNSKMKMEEAYAQALKAFSIDSSLKEILVFLGKMYYRDGKYKEAIRYLEEYLRTSGDNTAASHFMMGRAYYKAGMISEAKRALKMALSSDHSFAKASILLAQCYLKENAKPKAIKVLQQGVKNTPQSLELKTSLLRLESHSQKVG
- a CDS encoding ammonium transporter, with amino-acid sequence MKQVSIFLFLMILLFCSTLGAEEVTNSQESLESLAKEMASIKSSLAETKLALETTKQEANWVWTCIAAFLVFFMQAGFAYVEAGFTRAKNAVNILMKNFSDLTVGAIAYWVIGFSIMFGPQVLTGFGVGVPSFAESLINAEDGSMDPSKYTFFIFQIVFAATAATIVSGAMAERTKFSAYLVFSIIITAFIYPIFGSFAWGSLLGISTGFLESLGLGGGDGVGFHDFAGSTVVHSVGAWAGLAGAIVVGPRMGKFQTDGRVYPILGHNMSMAALGVFILWFGWFGFNPGSTTSIEGGSFARIAVVTHMAACAGAIAAMVLTWLLFKKPEIGLTLNGGLAGLVAITAPCDVVSITGAICIGAVAGVLVIVSVLFLDKIKIDDPVGAVSVHGVCGAWGTLAVGLFSIETGLFSGAGFAQFAAQAIGVATAFLWAFPTSFLMFYLIKKTIGLRVSEEEELLGLDILEHGNEAYPVSK
- a CDS encoding LIC11874 family lipoprotein, producing the protein MFRFPLLFILFLVGCFEYEETILFRKLSSGTVEIAYTVPLKRDSNDSLIKFLPTSKDEIINSVKKKSNNNLQVRDFTFRELEKSETTDMYFKRKGKVSYKLDFEDPLHLEGVLIGTFSIKSKPRSLTVKRDFPNLTDNAILDSSAGEKKIISETSRLLKEGRIQFKVLFPKDSECSSNRGFIGLGNLTYQIPLQETLENPESKTWEYKIRFF
- a CDS encoding menaquinone biosynthetic enzyme MqnA/MqnD family protein, whose translation is MKIGIVKHLNARPLTLYFERTSGYLPVYENPSVLIELLKQGELDCALVSSIECERNHDTLDYTKVVGVCARDVVRSVLFFRHENDTEMPQVVYTDKGSRSSVALLQCLLYREFGKIVEVVPTPASEISQMMLDGIGSHLLFGDHALLQTPVPGYQVVDLAEWWNQSTGLYFCFAFWAFPKGKVWDDRLFLTALEYGLKELDSIIKEEKRLPIAVTDRYLKQELHYIPEQKNLDGFDLFIKTAKELKLV
- a CDS encoding CheR family methyltransferase, whose amino-acid sequence is MDFRTSLNTIGDAEFEFIKNLVYKQAGIFLAPHKKIMVQSRLNARLRTLGITSFENYVAKLKLDPKFATEEMQELINRITTNKTDFFRENHHFEFLKNQYFPALEQAVATGGPKSLRIWCSASSTGEEPYSIAITVYDYFHTKPGWNCKIYASDIDTQVIATAKKGVYRDDRLEPVSEAVKAKHFNKTIEKDHVYYEAKPHLKALIDFRQINLLHFPFPITEKLDLIFCRNVVIYFDKQTQKTLFQNFEVSLKPKGYLILGHSETMFGISDSFKFLGHTIYQKKD